The genomic stretch aaagaaaattgaaacaagaataacatatttGTAATGAGAGTGAGGAGTAGATAAGAGGATTAAAAGGGAATGTTGTTGGAGACTTAGATGAAgatgaaaattttctggaagaagaaaagaatttgaGTTGTGAGAGATTGGGGAAGGTTTTGTGAATTGTTTTAGGGCGTGTGTTTTGGTGTGTGGAGGGTTTTGTTAGATGTGGGTTATTagatgggggggggggaatttggactgaagaaagaaaaaaaataattgaaCGATACAAAAAAATAAGAACAAGTGGAAATTTACGTTTAAAAAAACGTCCCTGAGTAGCGCGTTCAGATGCGCGATCGTGCTAGTCTAGCGCGTCCAAGGCAGAGAGTTTTGCCAATTTAGCGCGTTCACTAGTGCGGCCATTAGCGCAATCGCGCTAGTAGCGCGGCCAGTAACGCGTTCACTAGCGCGGTCCAGACAAAAAGTTTTGGCAATTTAGCGTGTTCACTAGCGCGATCGCGCTAGTAGCGCGACCAGTAGCGCGTGCATTAGCGTTGCCGCGCTAGGATGCTTCCAAATGTTTTTACACTTTTCACCTAATTTTTCCATTTTTCGATTACCTTATCACCTGCCCATTGTCACCTACATTGGTTAGCATTTTCAAAAACTCACAATTAACCACTACTACGGCCATCGGGTTGCCTCCCGACCAGCGCCTTAGTTAACGTCGTGACACGACGTAGATCAATTGTATTTAAGGATCGCTTGACCTTTGTGGTTCAATGAGAAGTATGACGGACAGCTCTTTCGGTTCATCTATCCCTACATACAGTTTGAGTCGTTGTCTATTAACCTTGAAGGTGTTAGTACTATCTTCACTGATTTTCTCCACAGCCCTTAACGGGAACACTTTGGTCACCCTGAACGGCCCAGACCATCGGGACTTAAGCTTATCAGGAAACAATCTCAACCTCGAATTGTACAATAATACCTTGTCTCCGGATTTGAAATTTCTTTCCACAATGTGTTTGTCATGCAGCCTCTTCATTGTTTCCTTGTAAAGTCTTGTGCTTTCAAAGGCGTGATATCTGAATTCCTCCAACTCATGCAACTTTGTCAGTCTATTTTCTCCAGCCTCATCAGGGTTCATGTTCAATTGCTTTAGTGCCCACCAAGCTCGATGTTCTAGCTCCATAGGCAAGTGACAtgccttcccaaataccaacttgtACGGTGACATACCGATAGGTGTTTTGAATGCAGTCCTATAGGCCTAGAGCGCATCGTCAAGCTTTTTctcccaatcagttcttgtggcgtttaCAGTTTTAGTGAGCACACTCTTGATCTCATAGTTTGAGACCTCTACTTGTCCGCTTGTTTGAGGGTGATACGGGGTTACCACCTTGTGGTGCACGTCATATTTGGCTAGTAACTTCTCAAAGACACGGTTGCAAAAGTGTGTGCCTCCATCACTAATGATGGCTCTCGGAATCCCGAAttgggtgaatatattcttcttcaagaacCCTACCACCACCCTCGAATCATTGGTGGGGAATGCTAcaacttctacccatttggaTACATAATCTACTGCAataagtatgtacttattgccataagaattgatgaagggacccatgaaatcaattccccagacatcaaacacCTCAACTTGCTGAATTGgattcatgggcatctcatgtctACGGGATATGTTTCTCGTTCTTTGGCATTCGCTGCAGCCTTTTACCCATTGGTGAGCATCCTTAAAGATTGTTGGCCAGTAGAACCCGACCTCTAACACCTTCGCGTGACAAGCCTCCATAAGGTGACGCGTGACAAGCTTGCCAAACAGAACATTGTTATATCTCGGGGACGCATCTCCGAATCATGTTGTTAATACAAATTTTAAACAAATGCGGTTCATCCCAGTAGTAGTTTTGGCAGTCACGATAAAATCGTTTCTTTTGAACATAAGAGAGTTCATATGGTTTAATGTCACAGGCCAAATAGTTTGCAATATCAACATACCATGGCACATCGTCCACACTTGTGGCTagcagctgctcgtctggaaaggtttccagaatatccttAGACTCAATTGCATTTTCAGCACCTTCAAGGCATGACAAATGATCAGCGACTTGGTTCTCcgtgcccttacggtcacgaatctcCAAGTCAAACTCTTGCAGAAGCAGCACCCAACGAATTAGGCGCGGCTTGGACTCTTTTTTATCAACTAAATACTGAATGGCTGCATGATCTGTGTACACGATCACCTTCGACCCGATCAAGTAAGACCTGAACTTATCAAAGGTGAACACGACAACCAACATTTCTTTTTCAATTACAGTGTAATTCAGCTGAGCACCACTCAACGTCCTACTTGCGTAGTAAATAGGGTGCATCCTTATTCTTGTACTGTCCCAACACAACTTCCATAGCgtagtcactagcatcacacatgagttcaaacGGTTGCTCCCACTCAGGAGCAATTATAATCGGTGTTGTGACTATCCGCTTCTTTAGTTCCTCAAAATTCACCctacaatcatcagaaaacacaaaTGGGTTATCTTTTTCAAGCAACTTACAGGGGATTGGCgattttggaaaaatccttgatgaatcgCAGGTAGAAGCCGGCGTGTCCGAGGAAGCTACGAATAGCCTTGACTGATGTGGGAGGTGGAAGTTTCTATCACGTCGACTTTGGCTCTGTGCCACCTCAATCCCTTTACTCGACACTAAGTGCCCCAAGACGATtccttcttgtaccatgaagtGGCACTTCTCCCAATTCAACACTAGATTCGTCTCGATGCACCTCTTCAGTACACGGTTTAAATTTGCTAGGCATTCATCGAACGAATTTCCCACCACtgaaaagtcatccatgaagacctccataatgtcttccaccatgtctgtgaaaatggccatcatgcacAATTGGAATGTTGCAGATGCATTACAAAGATCAAATGGCATTCTCCTGAAGGCAAACACTTCGTAAGGGCAAGTAAATAAAGTTTTTTCCCTATCCTCCGGTGCAATAGAAATCTGGTTGTACCCCGAGTATCCATCCAGAAAATAGAAatgtgacctccctgccaatctatcTAACATATGATCAATGAaaggaagtgggaagtggtccttccgggtggctagatttagctttctataatccatgcagattctccagcctgtgacggtTCTTATAGAGATCAATTCATTATTATCATTCTTAActaccgtcatgccaccctttttaggtacacattgaactgggctaaccTAGCTACTATCAGAAattgggaaaatgattcccgcatctaacaacttgatcacttctttctttacCACCTCCTTCATATTGGGGTTCAACCTTCTTTGGTGTTCCttggaaggtttgtgtccctcttccagtAAAATTTTGTGCATACAGTATACAGGGCTGAtcccctttatgtctgccatggtccacccaatggcagtcttgaATTCCTTAAGTACCTGCAAGAGTTGTTGAGCATGCACATCTatcaaactagatgagataataacaggtaatgtggagtcaggtccaagacactcatacctgagatgggctggcaatggctttaactccagctttggtggttcttcgattgatggcttggctggaggagtttctctgttTTCCAGGTGCAAGGGCTTAAATTCAAGAGTTCTATCCTAGAACCCTCTACCCTCTAATGAGATCACCCATCCAACCAGTTCTTCTCCCTTTACCTCATCTAAATTCATTAAACACACAGCGAGGGGGTCTTCAATAGTCAACAGTTCATCATCGGTctctacgattacatccacgacatca from Nicotiana sylvestris chromosome 12, ASM39365v2, whole genome shotgun sequence encodes the following:
- the LOC138882867 gene encoding uncharacterized protein, giving the protein MELEHRAWWALKQLNMNPDEAGENRLTKLHELEEFRYHAFESTRLYKETMKRLHDKHIVERNFKSGDKVLLYNSRLRLFPDKLKSRWSGPFRVTKVFPLRAVEKISEDSTNTFKVNRQRLKLYVGIDEPKELSVILLIEPQRSSDP